Proteins encoded by one window of Culicoides brevitarsis isolate CSIRO-B50_1 chromosome 2, AGI_CSIRO_Cbre_v1, whole genome shotgun sequence:
- the LOC134830423 gene encoding eukaryotic translation initiation factor 5B, whose protein sequence is MGKSKKTKTDQVEAVEQSENIEIEKNSVKLEKSKVLIEIKAKPNQPSRSLVEDEGEDEDNYIAPAKSAFALLDIESGADESDDVEESPKVVSKKAIGTKKPIDAQKVNKKLNKKKEKKATKEEDDDLDRMIAELKLEYNEPNAMSNKKDKKAKSKQAEVTKVESTLTNKSTKASEKENDGKVKDDVKKEQELAGDGKKKKGPNKAMVAIMQERLKLVKEEEERLKKEEEEKLRAEEEAERVRAEKKRVEAEKKEKKKLKDKERKERLKAEGKLLSDKQKREKARAAAMIESLKAQGLDLPEIGEKRTRPGTRVRLSKSKKNDLQEKCLSSEISENKDSKITNQTELHQLNKIPVEETVKDSWDADSESEDDFVKVETPLINDEEKCEGEEQSEESDGSDSDMESKEESESEEESKEDGKSHAEAARERALARIKKRATEAENSRSLDNLRAAIVCVLGHVDTGKTKILDKLRRTNVQDGEAGGITQQIGATNVPIENIKEQTKFVHDFIKMDFKLPGLLIIDTPGHESFSNLRSRGSSLCDIAILVVDIMHGLEPQTIESINLLKQRKTPFVVALNKIDRLYDWETYNRKDIRDIIKSQGTNTQQEFQKRTNDIIVQFAEQGLNASLFYNNPDPKSYISLVPTSAVTGEGMGNLLFLICQFCQSQLPKRLMFSEALQASVLEVKAVAGLGTTIDVILVNGRLREGQTMILAGTEGPIQTQIKALLMPQPMKELRVKNAFLEHKEVMAAQGVKIAAKELEKAIAGLNLQIAQKPDEVEIYKEIVAKDLRSVLSSIKLSDRGVFVQASTLGSLEALLQFLKDSKIPYSGIRIGPVVKKDVMKASIMLEHDSQYATILAFDVKIERDAQDLADHLGVKIFQADIIYHLFDKFTAYREELKLRKKNEFKHIAVFPCKLKILPQFIFNSRDPIVMGVMVEAGIVREGTPICVPSKDFIDIGVITSVECNHKQIDYARKGQEVCIKIESTGDAPKMYGRHFDETDMLVSKISRQSIDACKDYFRDELLKSDWALMVELKKTFQIL, encoded by the exons ATgggaaaatctaaaaagacCAAGACTGATCAAGTTGAGGCTGTGGAGCAAAG CGAAAACATtgagatagaaaaaaatagtgtAAAACTTGAGAAATCAAAGGTGTTGATTGAGATCAAAGCCAAGCCAAATCAACCGTCGAGAAGTTTAGTTGAGGATGAAGGTGAAGATGAAGATAATTATATTGCACCAGCTAAATCAGCGTTTGCCTTGTTGGATATTGAGTCTGGGGCAGACGAAAGTGACGACGTGGAAGAGTCACcaaaagttgtttcaaaaaaagccATTGGTACAAAAAAACCAATAGATGCACAAaaggtaaacaaaaaattaaataagaagaaggaaaaaaaagcaacaaaggAAGAAGATGACGATTTAGACAGAATGATTGCCGAGCTCAAACTAGAATATAATGAGCCCAATGctatgtcaaataaaaaagacaaaaaggcAAAATCCAAACAAGCTGAAGTAACAAAAGTTGAAAGTACGCTGACTAACAAATCAACAAAAGCATCTGAAAAGGAAAATGATGGTAAAGTGAAAGACGATGTAAAAAAGGAACAAGAACTTGCAGGGGAtggcaagaagaaaaaaggacCGAACAAAGCAATGGTTGCTATTATGCAAGAGCGACTAAAATTAGtgaaggaagaagaagaacgacTTAAA aaagaagaggaagaaaaacTTAGAGCAGAAGAGGAAGCTGAAAGAGTACGTGCAGAAAAGAAGCGTGTTGAAGcggagaaaaaagagaaaaagaaattaaaggaCAAAGAACGTAAGGAGCGACTTAAAGCCGAAGGGAAACTCTTGTCAGATAAACAAAAACGCGAAAAAGCCAGAGCTG CTGCTATGATTGAGTCTCTAAAGGCTCAAGGACTAGACTTGCCTGAAATAGGAGAAAAAAGAACTCGTCCTGGAACTCGTGTACGTctctcaaaatcaaaaaagaacgatcttcaagaaaaatgtttgtcttcagaaatatctgaaaataaagacagtaaaataacaaatcaaACGGAACTACatcaattaaacaaaattccaGTAGAAGAAACTGTCAAAG ATTCCTGGGATGCTGATTCAGAGTCAGAAGATGATTTCGTCAAAGTAGAAACACCCCTTATAaatgatgaagaaaaatgtgaagGAGAAGAACAAAGTGAAGAATCAGACGGTTCTGATTCTGATATGGAATCTAAAGAAGAAAGTGAGAGTGAAGAGGAATCTAAAGAAGATGGAAAATCTCACGCTGAAGCTGCACGGGAAAGAGCTTTGGCTAGaataaaa AAACGTGCTACTGAAGCGGAAAACTCGCGTTCTTTAGACAATTTGAGAGCAGCTATTGTATGTGTGCTGGGCCATGTCGACACTGggaaaaccaaaattttggataaacTCAGGAGAACAAATGTTCAGGATGGTGAAGCAGGTGGAATAACGCAACAAATTGGAGCCACCAATGTAcctattgaaaatataaaagaacaaACGAAATTTGTACATGat tttattaaaatggattttaaacTTCCCGGTCTTCTAATAATCGATACACCAGGTCACGAGTCTTTTAGCAATTTGCGAAGCAGAGGTTCATCTTTATGTGATATTGCTATTCTCGTTGTTGATATAATGCATGGTTTAGAACCACAAACAATTGAATCAATAAACTTACTTAAACAAAGGAAAACACCATTTGTAGTTGCCTTAaacaaaattgaccgtttgtATGACTGGGAAACGTATAATCGCAAAGATATTCGTGACATCATTAAATCTCAAGGAACGAATACACAACAAGAGTTTCAAAAACGCACTAACGATATCATAGTTCAATTTGCAGAACAAGGCTTAAATGCTTCTCTCTTTTATAACAACCCCGATCCAAAGAGTTATATATCTTTGGTACCAACTAGTGCCGTTACTGGTGAAGGAATgggaaatttgttatttttgatatgtCAATTCTGTCAATCACAATTGCCAAAACGTTTAATGTTTAGTGAAGCCCTACAAGCTAGTGTTTTGGAAGTAAAAGCAGTTGCAGGTTTAGGAACTACAATTGATGTAATTTTGGTTAATGGTCGTCTACGAGAGGGACAAACAATGATACTGGCTGGCACCGAAGGTCCTATTCAAACCCAAATAAAAGCATTGCTAATGCCTCAGCCAATGAAAGAACTTAGAgtcaaaaatgcttttttggaACACAAAGAAGTAATGGCAGCACAAGGTGTTAAAATAGCTGCAAAAGAGTTGGAAAAAGCTATCGCTGGGCTAAATCTTCAAATTGCACAGAAACCTGATGAAGTCGAAATATATAA ggAAATAGTAGCTAAAGATCTTCGAAGTGTTTTGAGTAGTATCAAATTGAGTGATCGTGGGGTCTTTGTACAGGCTTCTACTCTAGGATCACTTGAGGCTTTGTTACAGTTCCTCAAAGATTCGAAAATACCG TACTCAGGTATACGAATTGGTCCAGTTGTAAAAAAGGATGTTATGAAAGCATCAATCATGCTTGAGCATGATAGTCA ATACGCTACGATACTAGCATTCGATGTCAAAATAGAACGTGATGCACAGGATTTAGCCGATCACTTaggtgtaaaaatttttcaagctgATATTATTTATCACTTGTTCGATAAATTCACAGCATACAGAGAAGAACTCAAATTACGCAAAAAGAATGAGTTTAAACATATTGCTGTTTTTCCATGTAAACTTAAA ATTTTAccacaatttatatttaactcCAGAGATCCAATTGTGATGGGAGTTATGGTAGAAGCTGGTATAGTCAGAGAAGGTACTCCTATTTGTGTGCCTAGTAAAGac TTCATTGATATTGGTGTAATAACTTCGGTTGAATGTAATCATAAACAAATTGATTATGCTAGAAAAGGACAAGAggtttgcataaaaattgaatcaactGGGGATGCTCCAAAAATGTATGGTCGACATTTTGATGAAACAGATATGCTTGTCAGtaag atATCCCGTCAGAGCATTGATGCATGTAAAGATTACTTCCGTGATGAACTTTTGAAATCAGATTGGGCTTTAATGGTAGAAttgaagaaaacttttcagaTTTTGTAG
- the LOC134830591 gene encoding protein sprouty: MDRNNGGDPKVPPRPPKSIIARVHRPRAPDPFIINENMPQLSPKPKHFQGNIIHNNNNNNISNINETERSQLAIARLSPIVNSSYNNNNLSSIRSPRPLSVSPNLSTTFTRRRSPLSVTSIQTVSQTVQNSESIPTAVTLSQPRPENERLTNEYVDTPFTGTQHSSVFPRGVLDSVIHTTVGSQQSNRILFSHVSEDQESFRPSIIPLKETGSCNQMRKLCPVDSNDVSSNNCVTVPSENLSSSAIIKQPLSFTKDGVSNTLSDGTLIDHQDDLPSSITCPTCKKCRCEECQRPRQLPSKWICGNTCLCSSETIIDYTSCLCCVKALYYHCSKDHEIEQEDETIVCADNPCSCAPYNLLTRWACLGTLSLVLPCLFCYWPLKGCVNICAKCYAKYSRHGCQCSAETDKNLRIFQNLRQEKRLLDSNSDY, from the coding sequence ATGGATCGCAATAATGGCGGCGATCCCAAGGTCCCCCCAAGGCCTCCAAAATCTATCATTGCGCGGGTTCATCGTCCCAGAGCACCTGATccttttataataaatgaaaatatgccTCAATTATCGCCAAAGCCTAAACACTTTCAAGGCAATATCatccacaacaacaacaataataatatatccAATATCAATGAAACAGAGAGATCGCAATTGGCGATAGCAAGGTTATCACCAATTGTAAATAGTtcttacaataataataatttaagtagTATTCGAAGTCCCAGACCTTTGAGTGTTTCTCCGAATTTATCTACAACATTTACAAGGAGGCGATCACCATTATCAGTAACTTCAATTCAAACGGTGTCTCAAACTGTCCAAAACTCTGAATCGATTCCCACGGCCGTAACGCTGTCACAACCAAGACCCGAGAACGAGCGCCTCACTAACGAGTATGTTGATACACCTTTTACTGGAACCCAACATTCTTCTGTATTTCCTCGAGGGGTATTAGATTCAGTTATTCACACAACAGTGGGAAGCCAGCAatcaaatagaattttattcagCCATGTGTCTGAGGATCAAGAAAGTTTCAGACCATCAATTATTCCATTAAAAGAAACGGGAAGTTGCAATCAAATGAGGAAACTTTGCCCCGTAGATTCTAATGATGTTAGCAGTAATAATTGCGTGACAGTACCTTCCGAAAATTTATCTTCAAGTGCTATAATTAAACAACCGTTATCATTCACAAAAGATGGTGTCAGTAATACGCTTAGCGACGGAACTCTAATAGATCACCAGGATGATTTGCCTAGTTCTATTACCTGTCCAACATGCAAAAAGTGTCGCTGCGAGGAATGCCAACGTCCCAGACAGTTGCCCTCGAAGTGGATTTGCGGTAACACTTGTTTATGTAGTTCAGAGACAATAATTGATTACACATCATGCTTGTGTTGTGTCAAAGCTTTATACTATCACTGTTCTAAGGATCATGAGATTGAGCAAGAAGACGAGACTATAGTTTGTGCTGACAATCCATGTTCATGTGCaccttataatttattaacacGATGGGCGTGCCTTGGAACACTTTCTCTGGTATTACCGTGTCTTTTCTGTTACTGGCCATTAAAAGGTTGCGTAAATATATGTGCTAAGTGTTATGCAAAATACTCACGACATGGATGCCAGTGTTCAGCAGAGACtgacaaaaatttacgaatttttcaaaaccttAGGCAAGAGAAAAGACTACTCGATTCAAATTCAGAttattaa
- the LOC134831393 gene encoding uncharacterized protein LOC134831393 has protein sequence MHKVVLYFIASVIATPALVHADINGPFLLWGLSGLNGIKNTALNNLDDTLLRDLYAKASSIIVFLKNSTTRLDEINFPSFKGLVNENEYTYLTQYQLTSDPLDYNANTEIINLFGDGLQQDIELTALFKDAIKNYGEGKVLGIMATRTNIIQEQMRVRRAADASTTDTPTEEPVQNNYIYIAKNRGLIWTAEPPVLKIGPNKSYELTTHTVATTDERKEDNKFKIQVVFALDNKQKAALKFQFIRNFGGWWTMKSVDVEYNDGEKKTFALQVEGNEPSAPLNYSYHCPNRILFKGRNHSVTLTMKGIQVQPYYTNDKFGIAYDCVTFFTVPIWSGIFVTFILLFLLTIALIAVAEIKTPNKFESKSGAQLTFTVQE, from the exons atgcataAGGTTGTTCTATACTTCATTGCAAGTGTAATAGCTACTCCAGCTTTAGTCCATGCAGATATTAATGGACCTTTTCTCTTATGGGGCTTATCAGGTTTGAATGGGATTAAAAACACAGCACTGAATAATCTGGATGACACATTGTTGCGAGATTTGTATGCCAAAGCAAGTtctattattgtttttcttaaaaactccACAACAAGATtggatgaaataaattttccgagtttcaAAGGATTAGTCAATGAAAATGAGTACACTTATCTTACTCAATATCAATTGACATCAGATCCCTTAGACTACAATGCAAATAcagaa ATCATTAATTTGTTTGGTGATGGGTTACAACAAGACATTGAATTAACAGCATTGTTTAAAGacgctataaaaaattatggagaAGGCAAAGTATTGGGTATTATGGCAACACGAACTAATATTATTCAAGAGCAAATGAGAGTTCGACGAGCTGCTGATGCATCAACAACAGACACACCAACGGAAGAACcagttcaaaataattatatttacattgcaaaaaatc GAGGACTGATATGGACTGCAGAACCGCCTGTATTAAAAATAGGGCCAAATAAATCATACGAATTAACCACACACACCGTTGCTACTACCGATGAACGAAAAGAAgataataagtttaaaattcaagtaGTTTTCGCCTTAGACAACAAACAGAAA GCTGcccttaaatttcaatttattcgcAATTTTGGAGGTTGGTGGACAATGAAATCTGTAGATGTTGAGTATAATGACGgcgaaaagaaaacttttgctTTGCAAGTTGAAGGAAATGAGCCAAGTGCTCCTTTGAACTATTCTTATCACTGTCCGAATCGTATTTTGTTTAAAGGTCGGAATCACTCAGTTACGCTTACTATGAAAGGAATCCAAGTCCAACCTTATTATACAAATGATAAATTCGGAATTGCATATGACTGTGTTACTTTCTTTACCGTTCCTATTTGGTCAGGGATATTTGTCACATTTATCTTATTATTCCTTTTAACTATCGCACTAATAGCTGTCGCTGAAATCAAAACaccaaataaatttgaaagcaAATCAGGTGCGCAACTTACATTTACAGTTCAGGAGTAA
- the LOC134831095 gene encoding breast cancer anti-estrogen resistance protein 1 isoform X2, producing MEKQVNSSSNMVFLDYDEPKPSKEDNSEINKEKTYAKAIYDNKADNIDELAFCRGDILKVLEQNTGLEGWWFCELRGRQVITPNKFGDVNLYELLPKQSETSSSFSSIVLTSPTMSSDQENYDVPKSATAVNYDMPRSLSRSTSIREVPSRGEDSYDIPRPISNLLLQRTLTPSSSISSLLTSESFSLSSSNRSSMVIPEYDIPKKYSQAFLRQTPPPTQCQNTPINTYDMPHTLLSGQCPTAKNVVCSAIKELPLELSSALDTLDRLQTEATSTVTRLLSFVSPNWRAPEKLDSILMDLKLAAVRLRTVLHDLSQFGEGALGNAAKADDKAIATKLRPMVKALKDSDKLIYDASNDLDSMGWSLEALQRSSVSISTNLSPPDSLDQLIACAQNLTDDVRQMASFIHGNATLLFIRHAPSATTSTSNSTSEWLDDYDYVSLETKDALAKKNAEIRDALPQDLQKGFENIVKSAESLYNENSSTRLDQNDKTLLLYYTAQIVTHMGFMTEAIDAFLETVERNQPPKIFLAYGKFVILSAHNLVNIGDIVHRNVSPLNIKTQVLSCADALSEALKQCVLKTKKAAQHFPSVNAVQEMVDSVVDISHLARDLKFAMLQILSPAII from the exons ATGGAAAAGCAAGTGAATAGTAGCAGCAACATGGTTTTCCTAGATTATGATGAGCCAAAACCATCTAAAGAGGACAACAGTGAAATAAACAAAGAG AAAACATATGCAAAGGCAATTTATGATAACAAAGCCGACAATATAGATGAGCTTGCATTTTGTCGTGGAGATATATTGAAAGTATTGGAACAAAACACTGGATTGGAAGGATGGTGGTTTTGTGAGCTAAGAGGGAGAcag gtcATAACTCCCAACAAATTTGGTGATGTGAATTTGTATGAATTGCTGCCTAAACAAAGTGaaacatcatcatcttttTCATCAATAGTATTAACGTCACCTACTATGTCTTCAGATCAAGAAAATTACGACGTACCAAAGTCTGCTACTGCAGTTAACTATGATATGCCACGTTCTTTAAGTCGTTCAACATCAATTCGTGAAGTACCTTCTCGTGGAGAAGATTCATACGACATTCCACGTCCAATATCGAACCTACTGTTGCAACGTACCTTAACACCAAGTAGTTCAATTTCATCACTTCTTACTTCTGAGAGTTTTAGTTTATCTTCCTCAAATCGTAGCTCCATGGTGATTCCCGAGTATGATAttcccaaaaaatattcacaggCATTTCTTCGACAAACTCCACCGCCTACACAATGTCAAAACACACCAATAAATACTTATGATATGCCTCATACACTTTTATCTGGTCAATGTCCAACAGCTAAAAATGTTGTATGCAGTGCAATAAAAGAGCTACCTCTTGAGCTATCATCTGCTTTGGATACATTAGATCGACTCCAAACTGAAGCTACGTCAACTGTAACACGTCTTCTTTCTTTTGTATCTCCTAACTGGAGAGCTCCTGAAAAACTTGATTCTATTTTAATGGATCTCAAACTTGCGGCAGTTCGCTTGCGTACAGTACTTCATGATCTTTCTCAATTTGGTGAGGGAGCCTTAGGAAATGCTGCAAAAGCTGACGACAAAGCTATAGCAACAAAATTACGTCCTATGGTGAAAGCGCTGAAAGATTCTGACAAACTGATTTATGATGCATCAAATGATTTAGATTCAATGGGATGGTCTTTAGAAGCCCTTCAAAGATCATCTGTATCAATCTCTACGAACCTAAGTCCGCCTGATAGCCTTGATCAATTAATTGCGTGTGCTCAAAATCTTACAGACGATGTACGACAAATGGCTTCGTTCATCCATGGGAACGCAACACTATTATTTATTAGACATGCTCCATCTGCAACAACTTCCACCAGTAACAGTACAAGCGAATGGCTTGATGACTATGACTATGTAAGTTTAGAAACTAAAGATGcgcttgcaaaaaaaaatgcagaaataAGGGATGCATTGCCTCAAGATCTTCAAAAGGGTTTCGAAAATATTGTTAAGAGCGCTGAAAGTTTGTATAATGAAAACTCATCAACAAGACTCGatcaaaatgacaaaacacTTCTCTTATATTACACTGCACAAATAGTAACGCACATGGGTTTTATGACGGAAGCGATTGATGCATTTTTAGAAACCGTAGAGCGAAATCAACCACCAAAAATATTCCTGGCTTACggtaaatttgttattttaagtGCTCACAATTTAGTCAATATTGGAGACATTGTTCATCGAAATGTATCTCCCCTAAATATAAAGACTCAAGTATTATCATGTGCAGACGCTCTTTCTGAGGCATTAAAACAATGcgttttaaagacaaaaaaggcTGCCCAACACTTCCCGAGTGTTAATGCTGTACAAGAAATGGTAGATTCTGTCGTTGATATATCTCATTTAGCAAGAGACCTCAAATTTGCTATGCTACAAATTTTGTCTCCTGCTATAATCTAA
- the LOC134831095 gene encoding breast cancer anti-estrogen resistance protein 1 isoform X1 → MEKQVNSSSNMVFLDYDEPKPSKEDNSEINKEKTYAKAIYDNKADNIDELAFCRGDILKVLEQNTGLEGWWFCELRGRQGICPRNRLRILNDLPQHQSNTDPFNQFIFGTLNSKFQNEDTNYTEPRLTKKHSEIETPNKVITPNKFGDVNLYELLPKQSETSSSFSSIVLTSPTMSSDQENYDVPKSATAVNYDMPRSLSRSTSIREVPSRGEDSYDIPRPISNLLLQRTLTPSSSISSLLTSESFSLSSSNRSSMVIPEYDIPKKYSQAFLRQTPPPTQCQNTPINTYDMPHTLLSGQCPTAKNVVCSAIKELPLELSSALDTLDRLQTEATSTVTRLLSFVSPNWRAPEKLDSILMDLKLAAVRLRTVLHDLSQFGEGALGNAAKADDKAIATKLRPMVKALKDSDKLIYDASNDLDSMGWSLEALQRSSVSISTNLSPPDSLDQLIACAQNLTDDVRQMASFIHGNATLLFIRHAPSATTSTSNSTSEWLDDYDYVSLETKDALAKKNAEIRDALPQDLQKGFENIVKSAESLYNENSSTRLDQNDKTLLLYYTAQIVTHMGFMTEAIDAFLETVERNQPPKIFLAYGKFVILSAHNLVNIGDIVHRNVSPLNIKTQVLSCADALSEALKQCVLKTKKAAQHFPSVNAVQEMVDSVVDISHLARDLKFAMLQILSPAII, encoded by the exons ATGGAAAAGCAAGTGAATAGTAGCAGCAACATGGTTTTCCTAGATTATGATGAGCCAAAACCATCTAAAGAGGACAACAGTGAAATAAACAAAGAG AAAACATATGCAAAGGCAATTTATGATAACAAAGCCGACAATATAGATGAGCTTGCATTTTGTCGTGGAGATATATTGAAAGTATTGGAACAAAACACTGGATTGGAAGGATGGTGGTTTTGTGAGCTAAGAGGGAGAcag GGAATTTGCCCTAGAAATAGACTAAGAATTCTAAATGATTTGCCACAGCATCAGTCGAATACAGACCCATTCAACCAATTTATATTTGGTACACTAAAttccaaatttcaaaatgaagaTACAAATTACACAGAACCACGTCTTACAAAGAAGCATAGTGAGATAGAGACACCCAATAAG gtcATAACTCCCAACAAATTTGGTGATGTGAATTTGTATGAATTGCTGCCTAAACAAAGTGaaacatcatcatcttttTCATCAATAGTATTAACGTCACCTACTATGTCTTCAGATCAAGAAAATTACGACGTACCAAAGTCTGCTACTGCAGTTAACTATGATATGCCACGTTCTTTAAGTCGTTCAACATCAATTCGTGAAGTACCTTCTCGTGGAGAAGATTCATACGACATTCCACGTCCAATATCGAACCTACTGTTGCAACGTACCTTAACACCAAGTAGTTCAATTTCATCACTTCTTACTTCTGAGAGTTTTAGTTTATCTTCCTCAAATCGTAGCTCCATGGTGATTCCCGAGTATGATAttcccaaaaaatattcacaggCATTTCTTCGACAAACTCCACCGCCTACACAATGTCAAAACACACCAATAAATACTTATGATATGCCTCATACACTTTTATCTGGTCAATGTCCAACAGCTAAAAATGTTGTATGCAGTGCAATAAAAGAGCTACCTCTTGAGCTATCATCTGCTTTGGATACATTAGATCGACTCCAAACTGAAGCTACGTCAACTGTAACACGTCTTCTTTCTTTTGTATCTCCTAACTGGAGAGCTCCTGAAAAACTTGATTCTATTTTAATGGATCTCAAACTTGCGGCAGTTCGCTTGCGTACAGTACTTCATGATCTTTCTCAATTTGGTGAGGGAGCCTTAGGAAATGCTGCAAAAGCTGACGACAAAGCTATAGCAACAAAATTACGTCCTATGGTGAAAGCGCTGAAAGATTCTGACAAACTGATTTATGATGCATCAAATGATTTAGATTCAATGGGATGGTCTTTAGAAGCCCTTCAAAGATCATCTGTATCAATCTCTACGAACCTAAGTCCGCCTGATAGCCTTGATCAATTAATTGCGTGTGCTCAAAATCTTACAGACGATGTACGACAAATGGCTTCGTTCATCCATGGGAACGCAACACTATTATTTATTAGACATGCTCCATCTGCAACAACTTCCACCAGTAACAGTACAAGCGAATGGCTTGATGACTATGACTATGTAAGTTTAGAAACTAAAGATGcgcttgcaaaaaaaaatgcagaaataAGGGATGCATTGCCTCAAGATCTTCAAAAGGGTTTCGAAAATATTGTTAAGAGCGCTGAAAGTTTGTATAATGAAAACTCATCAACAAGACTCGatcaaaatgacaaaacacTTCTCTTATATTACACTGCACAAATAGTAACGCACATGGGTTTTATGACGGAAGCGATTGATGCATTTTTAGAAACCGTAGAGCGAAATCAACCACCAAAAATATTCCTGGCTTACggtaaatttgttattttaagtGCTCACAATTTAGTCAATATTGGAGACATTGTTCATCGAAATGTATCTCCCCTAAATATAAAGACTCAAGTATTATCATGTGCAGACGCTCTTTCTGAGGCATTAAAACAATGcgttttaaagacaaaaaaggcTGCCCAACACTTCCCGAGTGTTAATGCTGTACAAGAAATGGTAGATTCTGTCGTTGATATATCTCATTTAGCAAGAGACCTCAAATTTGCTATGCTACAAATTTTGTCTCCTGCTATAATCTAA